A part of Cannabis sativa cultivar Pink pepper isolate KNU-18-1 chromosome 6, ASM2916894v1, whole genome shotgun sequence genomic DNA contains:
- the LOC115695285 gene encoding uncharacterized protein LOC115695285 has translation MTNPMVSLLTAAPEQLGENATKAVKEKFECWQNANNKARYFMLSSMVDTLKTRFANTLTAVEIMNQLIELFGMASIQARFEVTKNFINARMRPHQSVHDHLLQMTSYFQEIQNHGAVNSSESNLEQFDSSLLLDNILQGS, from the exons ATGACCAACCCCATGGTGTCACTGTTGACTG cGGCTCCTGAGCAACTGGGTGAGAATGCAACCAAGGCAGTAAAAGAAAAGTTTGagtgttggcagaatgctaacaacaaagctcgatactttatGCTGTCTAgtatggttgacaccttgaaaacaaggtttgctaacactCTCACGGCTGTAGAAATCATGAACCAGTTGATTGAACTATTCGGGATGGCATCAATTCAAGCTCGCTTTGAGGTGACAAAGAATTTCATCAATGCAAGGATGAGACCTCATCAGAGCGTgcatgatcaccttctccaaatgacGAGTTACTTCCAAGAAATTCAGAATCATGGAGCTGTTAACTCAAGTGAGTCTAATCTTGAACAATTTGACTCCAGCCTTTTGTTGGataatattttacaaggatcttag